In one Rugosibacter aromaticivorans genomic region, the following are encoded:
- the phoB gene encoding phosphate regulon transcriptional regulator PhoB has protein sequence MPATILVVEDEPAIQSLIEINLRRAGHDVALAGDAETARRLITATLPDLVLLDWMLPGMSGIDFARQLRRDARTRDLPVIMLTARADERDKIEGFDIGADDYITKPFSPRELVARIRAVLRRHAPQTTDEVVELGHLRLDPATHRVSSGGHEIILGPTEFRLLHFFMTHPERVHTRTQLLDQVWGDHVFVEERTVDVHIRRLRAALEATAHDALIQTVRGSGYRMSAS, from the coding sequence ATGCCGGCCACTATTCTTGTCGTTGAAGATGAGCCAGCGATTCAATCGCTGATTGAAATTAATTTGCGCCGCGCAGGCCATGACGTTGCGTTAGCGGGGGATGCAGAAACTGCGCGTCGTTTGATAACCGCGACACTGCCTGATTTGGTTTTGCTTGATTGGATGCTGCCCGGTATGAGTGGTATTGATTTCGCGCGTCAGCTACGCCGTGATGCACGAACTCGTGATTTGCCCGTCATTATGCTGACGGCGCGCGCAGATGAACGCGATAAAATCGAAGGATTCGACATCGGTGCTGATGACTACATCACCAAACCATTCAGTCCGCGCGAGCTGGTGGCGCGTATTCGGGCGGTTTTGCGGCGGCATGCGCCACAAACGACGGATGAGGTTGTCGAACTGGGGCATTTGCGCCTTGACCCGGCGACACATCGTGTCAGTAGTGGGGGTCACGAGATTATTCTGGGCCCTACCGAGTTTCGCCTGCTGCATTTTTTTATGACACATCCCGAACGGGTACACACGCGAACGCAACTGCTCGATCAAGTGTGGGGTGATCATGTGTTTGTTGAGGAGCGCACGGTGGATGTGCATATCCGTCGTCTGCGCGCCGCACTCGAGGCAACGGCGCATGACGCGCTGATTCAGACCGTACGTGGTAGCGGCTACCGCATGTCTGCATCATGA
- a CDS encoding porin: protein MQKKFIALAIASLSGAAFAQSNVTVYGVVDGTFDIINTSGAAGAGRGAPDYTRVQSNGSRLGFKGTESLGNGMSAFFQFESNAKFDAGGGLDVARDSFVGLKGDFGTVKLGNFSGPNRDIASKLDVVIHSDGIGDNSALLGKLGGRASVFDTRYTNSIAYITPDFSGFQATVQYQANENKNIAPSANPANQSLAELGLNYDNGPVYVGLTHGKLTEKNSTGAGTFNTGTDEDVTETRLGGMYKFGNASVRALFAHTKGDGSLGSLKQNVWGLAGTYMVTANGKLLAQYFRANDLSGNRAGVTDLSDTGAKFWVLGYEHSLSKRTTLLAHYAYLKNDDRVSAVSGMAKGYDFGDGSTGIAGSAGSNNDGLKLSGLQVGINHTF from the coding sequence ATGCAGAAAAAATTTATTGCGCTGGCTATTGCCAGCTTGTCCGGTGCCGCTTTTGCGCAGTCTAATGTGACGGTGTATGGCGTCGTCGATGGCACATTCGACATCATCAATACCAGCGGCGCAGCAGGCGCCGGCCGGGGTGCACCCGATTACACTCGCGTTCAGTCAAACGGCTCACGCTTGGGCTTCAAAGGTACCGAATCGCTGGGTAATGGCATGAGCGCATTCTTCCAGTTTGAATCCAATGCCAAGTTTGATGCGGGCGGTGGTCTGGATGTAGCGCGTGACAGCTTCGTTGGTCTCAAAGGCGATTTCGGCACCGTCAAGCTGGGTAATTTCAGTGGCCCGAATCGCGATATCGCGAGCAAACTGGACGTCGTAATTCACAGCGATGGCATCGGCGACAATTCAGCGCTACTCGGCAAGCTCGGCGGTCGTGCGTCAGTCTTTGATACTCGGTATACCAATTCGATCGCCTATATCACCCCTGACTTCTCCGGCTTTCAAGCCACGGTGCAATATCAGGCCAACGAGAACAAAAACATCGCGCCCAGCGCTAATCCTGCCAATCAATCACTGGCAGAACTCGGGCTGAATTATGACAACGGCCCCGTTTATGTTGGCTTAACCCACGGCAAGCTGACCGAAAAGAACAGCACCGGTGCCGGCACCTTCAATACAGGAACCGATGAGGATGTGACCGAAACCCGTCTCGGCGGTATGTACAAGTTTGGTAATGCCAGTGTACGCGCACTCTTCGCACACACAAAAGGTGACGGCAGCCTAGGTAGCCTGAAGCAGAACGTCTGGGGCCTTGCGGGCACCTATATGGTCACCGCCAATGGCAAGCTACTCGCCCAATACTTCCGTGCTAACGATCTGAGCGGCAACCGGGCCGGCGTGACCGATCTTTCCGACACAGGCGCCAAGTTCTGGGTATTGGGCTATGAGCACAGCCTCTCCAAACGCACAACCTTGCTGGCGCACTATGCTTACCTAAAGAACGACGACCGTGTCAGCGCCGTTTCTGGGATGGCTAAAGGTTACGACTTCGGAGATGGAAGTACAGGCATTGCTGGCAGCGCAGGCTCTAACAACGACGGCCTCAAGCTTTCCGGCCTACAGGTGGGAATAAATCACACCTTCTGA
- a CDS encoding SDR family NAD(P)-dependent oxidoreductase, with amino-acid sequence MKYQSVFRPGLFAGRTIIVTGGDSGLGRCTAHELASPGATIALVSRKIDKRNTVRAEIIAAGGQASCPMATFVTKPWSSPW; translated from the coding sequence ATGAAATACCAATCCGTATTTCGTCCCGGTCTTTTTGCAGGACGAACCATCATAGTTACCGGTGGGGATAGTGGCTTGGGTCGCTGCACGGCGCATGAACTTGCCAGCCCGGGCGCAACGATTGCACTGGTAAGCCGAAAAATTGACAAGCGCAATACTGTGCGCGCCGAAATTATTGCTGCAGGCGGGCAGGCAAGTTGCCCTATGGCGACCTTCGTGACGAAGCCATGGTCAAGTCCATGGTGA
- a CDS encoding hydrogen peroxide-inducible genes activator: MTLTELRYIVALAHENHFGRAAEKCHVAQPTLSVAVKKLEDSLGIVLFERNSGEVRLTAIGAQIVAQAERVLSEAARVSEIAATGRDPLVGPLRLGVIYTIGPWLLPALVPILKQRAPKMPLIIAEGYTEVLVEKLKNFELDVLVLALPVNEPGIVAQPVYDEPFRLLLPVAHPWVKQKMLATSQLLEEPLLMLGPGNCFRDQVLDLCARASHGQSPQVLESSSLETIRHMVASGVGVTVMPASSVDTLAKNDPLLRVRPFTEPTPTRRVGLVWRASFPRHQAIDIMRAALLDCHLPGTRPIR, translated from the coding sequence ATGACGCTTACCGAACTACGCTATATCGTTGCCCTCGCCCACGAAAACCACTTTGGCCGTGCGGCGGAAAAATGTCACGTTGCCCAACCGACGCTATCGGTTGCGGTTAAAAAGCTCGAAGACTCCCTCGGCATCGTCCTATTTGAACGCAACAGCGGTGAAGTTCGCCTCACGGCGATAGGCGCACAAATCGTTGCCCAGGCTGAGCGCGTATTGAGCGAAGCCGCCCGCGTGAGTGAAATTGCTGCCACCGGACGCGACCCGCTGGTCGGGCCGCTTCGTCTGGGTGTGATCTATACCATCGGTCCCTGGCTACTACCGGCGCTCGTGCCGATACTAAAACAACGTGCGCCGAAAATGCCGCTCATCATCGCCGAGGGTTACACCGAGGTGCTGGTGGAAAAACTCAAGAATTTCGAGCTGGATGTACTGGTGCTCGCCTTGCCTGTCAACGAACCAGGAATCGTCGCACAACCCGTGTATGACGAACCCTTTCGCCTGCTATTACCCGTCGCGCACCCCTGGGTAAAACAAAAAATGCTTGCAACTAGCCAGTTGTTGGAAGAACCCTTGCTCATGCTCGGCCCCGGCAACTGCTTTCGTGATCAGGTGCTCGATTTATGTGCCCGTGCCAGCCACGGCCAATCGCCCCAGGTGCTTGAATCTTCTTCGCTGGAAACCATCCGCCACATGGTAGCTTCCGGCGTGGGTGTAACGGTGATGCCGGCGAGCAGCGTAGATACTTTAGCCAAAAATGACCCGCTACTGCGCGTGCGGCCATTTACCGAGCCAACACCCACACGCCGCGTTGGCCTGGTATGGCGCGCTAGTTTTCCGCGCCATCAAGCCATTGACATCATGCGCGCCGCCTTGCTTGACTGCCATCTGCCCGGCACACGGCCGATACGTTAA
- a CDS encoding SDR family oxidoreductase: MAHSGAARAGMLSFTETVACEWAHSGVRVNAVAPGWIASSGFGSYVPEVRAEMRGWKKKVPLQRLGTEAEIPAAIVFLRSEAASFITGSCIRVDGGVPNARHTWTLIPHQRSKPFEGFPLATQPKSQAVQEE, from the coding sequence ATGGCGCATAGTGGCGCAGCCCGCGCCGGCATGCTCTCGTTTACCGAAACGGTGGCATGCGAATGGGCGCATTCTGGTGTGCGGGTCAATGCCGTTGCTCCCGGATGGATCGCCAGTAGCGGCTTTGGCAGCTACGTGCCCGAAGTGCGAGCGGAGATGCGTGGTTGGAAGAAGAAGGTACCTCTGCAACGCCTTGGTACCGAGGCGGAAATCCCGGCTGCGATCGTTTTCCTGCGCTCAGAGGCCGCATCATTCATCACTGGCTCATGCATTCGCGTCGATGGCGGCGTGCCTAATGCCCGCCACACCTGGACATTGATTCCACACCAACGCTCCAAACCATTTGAAGGCTTCCCTTTGGCGACTCAGCCAAAAAGTCAAGCAGTCCAGGAAGAATGA
- a CDS encoding HIT family protein has protein sequence MHALPMMSEYDCELCHSPGGEELWADSHCRVVRVTSHEGTTFPGFCRVIWQPHVAEMSDLTEREASHLMRIVQAVERTLRQQLAPDKINLASLGNLVPHLHWHVIPRWHDDSHFPSPIWATPSRIGAPRIIPSSTALSTALHQQLLPRSHDQ, from the coding sequence ATGCATGCTTTGCCAATGATGAGTGAGTATGATTGTGAGTTATGCCATTCGCCGGGTGGCGAAGAGTTGTGGGCCGACAGCCACTGCCGTGTGGTGCGGGTGACGAGTCACGAAGGCACGACATTCCCAGGCTTTTGCCGCGTCATCTGGCAACCCCATGTGGCAGAAATGAGCGACCTGACGGAACGTGAGGCCAGCCATTTAATGCGTATTGTGCAAGCCGTTGAGCGCACCCTTCGCCAGCAGCTCGCGCCGGACAAAATCAATCTCGCCAGCCTGGGTAACTTGGTGCCTCACCTACACTGGCATGTAATTCCTCGCTGGCACGACGATAGCCACTTCCCCTCACCCATATGGGCCACCCCCAGCCGCATCGGTGCGCCACGCATCATCCCTTCCAGCACAGCACTTAGCACCGCATTACACCAACAACTTTTGCCCAGGAGTCATGACCAATGA
- a CDS encoding rubrerythrin family protein, which yields MQLKGSKTEGHLKDAFAGESQANRRYLYFANKADIEGYNDVSAVFRSTAEGETGHAHGHLEYLETCGDPATGLPFGPTADNLKTAVAGETHEYTDMYPGMAKTARTEGFDEIADWFETLAKAERSHANKFQRTLDSLGA from the coding sequence ATGCAACTCAAAGGTTCCAAAACTGAAGGCCATCTGAAGGATGCTTTTGCTGGCGAATCTCAGGCCAATCGCCGTTACCTTTACTTCGCGAACAAAGCCGACATCGAAGGCTACAACGATGTTTCCGCTGTATTCCGTTCCACTGCTGAAGGTGAAACCGGTCACGCCCACGGTCATCTGGAATATCTCGAAACCTGTGGCGACCCAGCCACCGGCCTGCCCTTTGGCCCAACGGCTGACAACTTGAAAACGGCAGTCGCTGGCGAAACGCACGAGTACACCGACATGTACCCAGGCATGGCGAAGACCGCGCGCACAGAAGGTTTCGACGAAATCGCCGACTGGTTTGAAACGCTGGCCAAGGCTGAGCGCTCGCACGCCAACAAGTTCCAGCGCACACTGGATTCGTTGGGCGCATAA
- the phoR gene encoding phosphate regulon sensor histidine kinase PhoR encodes MKPVVTEALVTLIIVLIASLIGAWDDGVLGASVMAFCALGLILLRHLWWLSQLIYWARAPQERSPPTVLGAWGELCDLLYQQIRKATKETKLATTELERLRLAAEVLPEGVVILDDQRVIEWMNWEAEACFGLNAATDIGSRFTHLLREPVLLDYLNTAGRGAKPLKLTTQRNPGHTLQVQTVPFAAGRTLLMVRDVTQLEKLATMRRDFVANVSHELKTPLTVTLGFIETAADALGDASPDELAHYLRMASEQALRMQNLIEDLLMLSSLETDSPPMEEDVNLSALLAGVCEEAKVLSAGRQNISLTMSGSSHLVGSSRELHSVFSNLVTNAVRYTPKGGEIALRWDAGVTGGRFAVTDTGIGIAAEHLPRLTERFYRVDHGRSREMGGTGLGLAIVKHVLERHQAQFDIRSEPGKGSTFSVVFPAHRMR; translated from the coding sequence ATGAAGCCGGTAGTGACCGAAGCGCTGGTCACGCTGATCATCGTCTTGATAGCATCATTGATCGGGGCGTGGGATGATGGGGTGCTCGGGGCAAGTGTCATGGCCTTTTGTGCGCTGGGCTTGATTCTTTTACGGCATCTGTGGTGGCTTAGTCAGTTGATTTATTGGGCGCGTGCGCCACAAGAACGTTCCCCGCCTACGGTGCTGGGCGCTTGGGGTGAATTGTGTGATCTGCTGTATCAACAAATCCGCAAAGCCACCAAAGAAACCAAGCTAGCCACGACTGAACTTGAACGTCTGCGGCTGGCCGCCGAAGTGCTGCCAGAGGGGGTGGTTATTCTGGATGATCAGCGCGTTATTGAGTGGATGAATTGGGAAGCAGAAGCCTGCTTCGGGTTAAATGCCGCCACAGACATCGGTAGCCGGTTCACCCATTTGCTGCGTGAACCCGTATTGCTCGATTATCTGAATACTGCCGGACGTGGTGCAAAACCCTTGAAGCTGACTACCCAGCGCAATCCGGGTCATACACTGCAAGTGCAAACTGTTCCATTCGCGGCGGGCCGCACGTTGCTGATGGTACGTGATGTCACGCAGCTCGAAAAGCTAGCCACTATGCGGCGTGATTTTGTGGCGAATGTTTCGCATGAACTCAAAACGCCACTCACAGTGACGCTGGGTTTTATTGAAACCGCGGCCGATGCGTTAGGGGATGCTTCGCCGGATGAGCTGGCGCACTATTTACGTATGGCATCAGAGCAAGCGTTACGCATGCAGAATCTGATTGAAGATTTATTGATGTTGTCGTCACTGGAGACGGATTCTCCCCCGATGGAAGAGGATGTGAATCTGTCTGCATTGCTCGCAGGTGTATGCGAAGAAGCGAAGGTGCTTTCCGCAGGACGCCAGAATATCAGTTTGACAATGTCTGGATCATCACATCTGGTGGGTAGTTCGCGAGAATTACACTCAGTTTTTAGTAACCTGGTAACCAATGCCGTGCGCTACACCCCCAAGGGCGGTGAGATTGCGCTACGCTGGGACGCGGGTGTGACCGGTGGTCGTTTTGCGGTCACTGATACTGGTATCGGTATTGCAGCCGAACACCTTCCCCGTCTTACTGAACGTTTCTATCGCGTCGATCATGGTCGCTCGCGTGAAATGGGGGGGACTGGGCTTGGCTTGGCGATTGTCAAACATGTGCTGGAACGCCATCAGGCGCAGTTTGATATCAGAAGTGAACCCGGCAAAGGGTCTACATTCAGCGTAGTCTTTCCCGCGCATCGCATGCGCTGA